The Colletes latitarsis isolate SP2378_abdomen chromosome 14, iyColLati1, whole genome shotgun sequence genome has a segment encoding these proteins:
- the LOC143350426 gene encoding golgin subfamily A member 2: MNLSKSEKLLAAKKKLKEFQLKKIQDGSTKQEHQSVDLSSSQCQNTEINKLELEAINNISTLETFENNTHVINQDFQKNETMPNSLKVNTETIVNHKESQNSVEETIKPNQEMQEINVRSEIEKKVELNNFPKVQKEHLLEMASAVADVLTNDSEHVETTLDCDLTCHNQFLSSCLEEQKKVVNELHMELSNSRCRVVELEAKLKASELEFQSHLAREINPLKEQLQIHTQTTGILIAEKAELTAALSQAQQDARQSSEEKEEIMGKFKSSQVRVIELEKETTALKSSNEEIRKNYHQLQTDYDSLEKKFYELKKEKEDLNLEASELKQKLNLKKTELIAVQQELHEKTALLSLSELRIQQMRGATSTEEEKHAGTLLEQELIQAKESLKVVSTEKDEANKQYQNYVKQLDMQQAKLLDEIKTQNKTIDDLQLREQSYVQRLSELEQQLQQEKEKLENLLPLRDRKEQIDNLLKNIDELTLEQERLHITLSEKDSQIEMLTKDINDLRETSNQEAEVTKLASALESEQLGASRAVHQNRQLKEQLTDMENAFVSLSNAKLDLTEQLQAERSIGRKLNTRLNNVETELDQLKEKLKEKEVTIEELEKEKFQTAQITDQIQHYQAQSHHVDTFQRELQHALVTIEKLEKEKEQLIEKVKERSQDNTCSQNNLGALTTNDELNQEGKAHLEKLEDSDIMALEPMKLLEQRFKETMERVAELTEEKQKLEHLVLQLQSETETIGEYITLYQKQRAVLQVRAIEREQVFRQLFEQKNQLQEQLHKLKILVSNFLRREYIHSNGTEYSIQAEMNSNDSVVAEKTKEATESQTDNKSVSELLDVLTEIKDCKDCSLFEPNFHPCPWCSGKLLTV; this comes from the exons ATGAATTTAAGTAAAAGCGAGAAACTTTTAGCTGCTAAGAAGAAG ctCAAAGAATTTCAattgaaaaaaatccaggatggtTCTACAAAACAAGAACATCAATCAGTGGATTTATCATCCTCTCAG TGTCAAAATacagaaattaataaattagaattgGAAGCTATTAATAATATATCTACATTGGAAACTTTTGAAAATAATACACATGTTATCAATCAAGATTTCCAAAAAAATGAAACAATGCCTAACAGTTTAAAAGTAAATACTGAAACTATAGTAAATCATAAAGAATCACAGAATTCTGTGGAGGAGACTATAAAACCCAATCAAGAAATGCAAGAGATTAATGTAAGATCAGAAATTGAGAAAAAAGttgaattaaacaattttccAAAAGTACAAAAAGAACACCTTTTGGAAATGGCTTCTGCAGTTGCAGACGTTTTGACAAATGATTCAGAACATGTAGAAACGACTCTGGACTGTGATTTGACATGTCATAATCAGTTCTTAAGTTCCTGTTTGGAGGAGCAGAAAAAGGTTGTAAACGAATTGCACATGGAACTTAGCAATTCT CGTTGCAGAGTTGTAGAATTAGAGGCCAAATTAAAAGCGAGCGAGTTAGAATTTCAGTCGCATCTAGCGCGTGAAATAAATCCTTTGAAAGAACAACTTCAGATACATACTCAAACGACTGGTATTCTCATAGCAGAAAAGGCTGAGCTTACTGCTGCTCTCAGTCAGGCTCAACAAGATGCTAGGCAAAGTTCAG AAGAGAAAGAGGAAATAATGGGGAAGTTTAAAAGTTCACAAGTTCGCGTGATCGAATTAGAAAAAGAAACTACAGCTTTAAAAAGCAGTAATGAGGAGATACGGAAAAATTATCATCAGTTGCAAACTGATTATGAttctctagaaaaaaaattctatgaATTGAAAAAGGAAAAGGAAGATTTAAACTTAGAGGCGTCGGAattgaaacagaaattaaatcTAAAAAAAACAGAATTAATCGCTGTCCAACAAGAACTTCACGAAAAGACAGCACTGCTTTCGTTGAGCGAACTCAGAATACAACAG ATGAGAGGTGCTACATCAACGGAGGAAGAAAAGCATGCAGGAACACTATTAGAACAAGAATTGATACAAGCTAAAGAATCTTTAAAAGTTGTTAGTACTGAAAAAGACGAAGCCAATAAACAGTACCAGAATTATGTCAAACAATTAGATATGCAACAAGCTAAATTATTAGACGAG atAAAAACACAGAATAAAACGATAGATGATTTACAATTAAGGGAACAAAGTTATGTGCAAAGATTATCAGAACTTGAACAGCAATTACAACAAGAAAAggagaaattagaaaatttattaCCCTTACGAGATCGTAAGGAACAAATAGataatttgttgaaaaatataGACGAACTGACATTAGAACAAGAAAGGCTCCATATTACGCTTTCAGAAAAG GATTCGCAAATCGAAATGTTGACGAAAGATATAAACGATTTGCGTGAGACAAGCAATCAAGAAGCCGAAGTAACAAAATTAGCTAGTGCTCTTGAAAGTGAACAATTAGGCGCATCCAGAGCAGTCCATCAAAATCGACAATTAAAAGAACAGTTGACTGACATGGAGAATGCTTTTGTTTCCCTA aGCAATGCAAAGTTGGACTTAACAGAACAACTTCAAGCGGAGCGTTCCATTGGACGGAAACTAAATACTCGGTTAAATAACGTTGAAACTGAATTAgatcaattaaaagaaaaactgaaagAGAAGGAAGTTACTATTGAAGAGCTTGAAAAAGAAAAGTTTCAAACAGCTCAGATAACTGATCAAATACAACATTATCAGGCGCAATCGCATCACGTTGATACGTTCCAGCGGGAACTTCAACATGCtttg GTAACTATAGAAAAACTAGAAAAAGAGAAGGAACAACTTATAGAGAAAGTAAAAGAAAGAAGCCAAGACAATACTTGTTCTCAGAACAATTTGGGTGCATTAACTACCAACGATGAATTAAATCAGGAAGGGAAAGCACATTTGGAAAAATTGGAGGACAGTGACATCATGGCATTAGAACCCATGAAATTACTTGAACAGAGATTTAAAGAAACGATGGAACGAGTTGCAGAACTTACAGAAGAGAAACAAAAACTTGAGCATCTTGTTTTGCAACTTCAAAGCGAAACAGAAACAATAG gaGAATATATAACGTTATATCAAAAGCAAAGAGCAGTTCTCCAAGTTAGGGCAATAGAAAGAGAACAAGTATTTCGACAATTATTTGAACAAAAAAATCAATTGCAAGAGCAATTGCATAAGTTGAAGATTTTAGTCAGCAATTTTCTTAGAAGGGAATATATTCATTCTAATGGCACGGAATATTCGATCCAAGCAG AGATGAATTCAAATGATTCTGTAGTCGCAGAAAAAACGAAAGAAGCAACAGAATCACAAACGGACAACAAAAGTGTCTCAGAACTCCTAGATGTTCTAACAGAAATAAAGGATTGTAAGGATTGCTCCTTGTTTGAGCCAAATTTCCATCCGTGTCCTTGGTGTTCTGGAAAGTTACTCACAGTATAA
- the Rpp30 gene encoding ribonuclease P protein subunit Rpp30 gives MDIRRSTGFYDLCVNVPVNEKQNLYPLLLKLHEYGFKTIAINTNVDESVLGIDKKKKKKNDEGESPQSITPETVDIEDVKRDFHGKLKIFSRISFLCSDPAKTHVLNHCTSLKKYDLYAFVPKTQNALQFACTQLNADIITLKSSPITFKLNKKLYEQAVERGIHFEIQYADLLNVESRRLTIHYAHLFHTYGKSKNVILSSGSNDISTIRNPYDLINLSCLLGLNEIKAKASILYQSKKLLLKAERRRRGKAAFIIEEETETINIIEDNQRFSKRLKL, from the exons ATGGATATTAGACGAAGTACAGGATTTTATGATTTATGTGTAAACGTACCGGTGAATGAAAAGCAGAATTTATATCCCCTTTTGTTAAAATTGCATGAATATGGATTCAAAACAATAGCCATAAATACTAATGTAGATGAAAGTGTCCTTGGAATAgacaagaaaaaaaagaaaaaaaatgacgAAGGAGAATCGCCGCAGAGTATTACTCCCGAAACAGTGGACATAGAAGACGTAAAAAGAGACTTTCAtgggaaattaaaaatttttagtcGAATCAGCTTCTTGTGCTCTGATCCCGCAAAAACACACGTGCTGAATCATTGTACAAGCTTAAAGAAGTATGATTTGTACGCGTTCGTACCGAAAACACAAAATGCATTGCAATTTGCATGTACTCAATTAAACGCAGATATAATTACTTTGAAATCGTCTCCTATAACTTTTAAACTCAATAAGAAGCTATACGAACAAGCTGTTGAAAGAGGAATACATTTTGAAATTCAATATGCAGATTTATTAAATGTAGAATCTAGAAGACTTACAATTCATTATGCGCATCTTTTTCACACCTATGGAAAAAGCAAG AATGTAATATTATCCAGTGGTTCTAATGATATCAGTACCATTAGAAATCCTTATGATTTAATCAATTTATCATGCTTACTTGGACTGAATGAAATTAAAGCAAAGGCATCAATATTATACCAATCCAAAAAACTTCTTTTGAAAGcag aaagaagaagaagaggaaaaGCTGCTTTTATTATTGAGGAGGAAACAGAAACAATTAACATTATTGAAGACAATCAAAGATTTTCGAAAAGATTGAAGTTGTAA
- the LOC143350430 gene encoding DNA repair protein RAD51 homolog A, giving the protein MSATATTATLQGEEECEEYNPQAKLIKTLERNGITAGDIKKLEEAGYYTVEAVAYAPKKHLINIKGISEAKADKILQEASKLVVMGFKSATEIHQTRSHIVFVTTGSTELDRLLGGGIETGSITEIFGEFRSGKTQLCHTLAVNCQLPIDMGGAEGKCLYIDTEGTFRPERLIAVAERYNVAGDNVLDNVACARAYNTDHQTQLLIQASAMMTESRYALLIVDSATGLYRTDYSGRGELAVRQMHLARFLRMLLRIADEHGVAVVITNQVVAQVDGAASLFGGDQKKPIGGNILAHASTTRLYLRKGRGETRICKIYDSPCLPESEAMFAINADGIGDVKE; this is encoded by the exons ATGTCAGCCACAGCTACTACAGCCACCCTTCAGGGtgaagaagaatgtgaagaatataatccacaagcaaaattaataaaaactcTTGAA AGGAATGGTATAACAGCTGGAGATATAAAAAAATTAGAAGAAGCAGGTTACTATACAGTAGAAGCTGTAGCCTATGCTCCTAAAAAGCACTTAATTAACATCAAAGGCATTAGTGAAGCTAAAGCAGATAAGATTCTACAAGAAGCTTCAAAATTAGTTGTGATGGGTTTTAAAAGTGCTACAGAAATTCATCAAACGCGTTCACACATTGTTTTTGTAACTACTGGTTCCACAGAATTAGATAGATTATTGGGAGGTGGTATAGAGACTGGTTCCATTACAGAAATTTTTGGAGAATTTAGGTCAGGCAAAACCCAGTTGTGtcacacattagcagtcaattgTCAGTTACCTATAGATATGGGTGGTGCAGAAGGAAAATGTCTTTATATAGACACAGAAGGAACTTTTAGACCTGAAAGGTTGATTGCTGTTGCAGAGAGATACAATGTTGCAGGGGATAATGTTTTAGACAATGTAGCTTGTGCAAGAGCATATAATACAGATCACCAAACACAGTTATTAATTCAGGCTAGTGCTATGATGACAGAATCCAGATATGCATTATTGATAGTAGACAGTGCAACTGGTCTGTATAGGACTGATTATTCTGGGAGAGGAGAATTAGCTGTTAGACAAATGCATTTGGCTAGGTTCCTTAGAATGCTGTTGAGAATAGCCGATGAACATGGTGTTGCTGTTGTTATAACCAATCAAGTTGTTGCACAGGTTGATGGTGCTGCAAGTTTGTTTGGTGgagatcagaaaaaaccaattgGTGGTAATATTTTAGCACATGCAAGTACTACAAGACTGTATTTGCGTAAAGGTAGAGGGGAAACTAGAATATGTAAAATTTATGATTCACCTTGTTTACCAGAGAGTGAGGCAATGTTTGCTATAAATGCAGATGGAATTGGAGATGTTAAAGAATAG